Genomic window (Acinonyx jubatus isolate Ajub_Pintada_27869175 chromosome B1, VMU_Ajub_asm_v1.0, whole genome shotgun sequence):
caccttgcttttgattctgtgtctccctctctctctgaccctaccccgctcacactctgtctctctgtctctctctcaaaagtaaataaaacattttttaaaaattaaacaaacagtATTGGGCAATTTGatatcaacatgcaaaaaaattgcATTTGGACCCATACTTCATAACATATACGAACATTAACTGCAGATAGATATAACATCTAAATACAATAGCTAAAACTATaatattcttagaagaaaatgtagaggcataggagtaaatctttgtgTTTAGGCAacactttctgaaagaaaaaatgcaaaagaaaaaaatagataaagtggatttcatcaaaattaaaaacatgtactTCAAAGGACAACATCAAGTAAGTAAAAAGGCAGCACATAGAATGGGAGAGCATATTGCAAAAACATATATGTGATAAaaagacttgtatctagaatatataaggaacacttacaactcagaaaaaaaaaaaacccaattgtTAAATGTGCAAAAACatccaaatagacatttctccagagaagatatgcaaatggtcaaaaagtacatgaaaagatattgaacatcattagtcattagggaaacgaaaatatcaaaaccacaatgagatactgcttCACACACCCTAggataactaaataaaaaaaacagacaataacaagttttggtgagaatatggagaaattagaaccctcatataTCATTGGTTGGAATGTGAAATAGGagcaactttggaaaacaatgtgacatagtcctcaaaaagttacatgTAGAATTATCATAGGGCCcagcaatttcattcttttttttttcaatatatgaaatttattgtcaaattggtttccatacaacacccaatgctcatcccaaaaggtgccctcctcaatacccatcacccaccctcctctccctcccaccccccagcaattgcattcttaaatatataccaaaaaaatgtaaacatatccacacaaaaactggtAGTTAAGTATTCATagtaacattattcataatagccaaaaaatagaaacaatccaaatgttcatcaattaaagaatggataaacaaagtgggGTATATCcatatgatagaatattatttggctgTAAAATATCATAGAGCACTGGTACATACTAcgacatggatgaaacttgaaaacatcatgctaactGAAAGTAGCTGGACACAAAAGGTCGCATACTATGTGGTTCCATTTATGTAAATCCATAAAGACCTAAAAAAGATTAACAGTTGCCCAGGGGCTAGAAGAAGATGTAGAAAATTATTGCTTTTATGTATGAGATTCTTTTTGGGTGAAGAAAAAGTTGTaaagtggtgatggttgcataactctGTGAACTGCAAACCattaaattgtacatttaaaaaagatgaattttttaacTATATGAGTTATATCTCCTTCAAgttattactaaaaaaatacaaatccatCCAGTACAAATTATATGCCTTTATTTGAAACAGATTCAATCAACTATGACAAGAcagttttaaaacacattaagTTAAAATACGGACATCACAATAGTACAtagttattttttagaaagttctTACCTGTTAGAGATACATACAAAAAACATTTGTGCTAACATGGTATGGTATATGGTATATGGTATTTACAGcataagaagaaaaacacagaaaaaaaaagataggaataacactgataatttttttaaatgggtgatgggtacatgaGTCCTTTATATGATTATTTCTAGTCTAGTGTATTCTTGGaagtttccctttaaaaatatgaaaaaactataaataaggGAGTAAAATAACAAGCAACTAGGGAGAGAAGTATTATTTCCAAAGGAGCAGCAGTAAGGCTTATAGCTGACTTGTGAGTGGAAAGTATGGAAGCCAGTCGACAGTGGAATGATATATTTACTATGCTGAAATAGGCTGTGACCAAGAATTCTCTATCAGCCAAACCTTTTTCAAGATTGGAGgtgaaattaagatattttctggaaaaaaaattaacacttcaCCATGAGGAAGTTTTCACTAAAGGAAATGTTAAAGCCTaagtaaatatagaaaataagtgAATCCCAGAGAAAAGTCCTGAGATACAAAAAGAAACGGAAAAGAGTTAGTGTAAATGTggggaaatgtaaatgaattttCACTGtgaaaaaataggggcacctgggtggctcagtcggctaagcgtccaacttcagctcaggtcatgatctcccagtttgtgggttcaagccccaagttgggctcagtgctgacagcttagagcctggagcctgcttcagattctgtgtctcccccttgcTCTGaaccttccctgctcacactctgtctctccctctctgtcaaaaatagataaacattaaaaaaattttttttaaaggaaaagtaaatgttCATAAAGAGGTATGTGTTCTTGTATACATTCCACCATTTTTATAAGATCATGGTTACAATTTGGGGTTTTCAGAATTCAGTTGGTATGAAGAAGGCTATAAATAGctttgcataatattttttattcctttggattTGAGTAATTCTTGTACATTTCTCAAAGTAGTATAACTGTATATCTATTGTGCTCTCCAAAAAGGCTGAATAATCTACAGGGCTACTTATAACATATTTGTactaattcattttattcttgtgtgtgtgccAACATTGGTCTTTACttgttttttctagtttaagAGAGATACAATGTTAGCTTAAGCCCTTTTAGTTTGCTTTCATTATATCTTAATATGACTGAACTAGTTAGttcctaaaatgcaaataaattttattatccaCCTTATAATTGTGTTACTGAAGTAGGATACTTTGACTCTGTCATTTTGgacattcagaatattttcatataccaatatttattctttgtattaGCCATAGTGTGGAAAGTTGTTACATCATATAGAAACTGACCTAAGTATGTGGAGAAATTAGACTGGCCAAATATTAGACCATCCAGTACAATGGAGGAAGCTTGAGTAATTACACACAAAAAGTGTGTAATATTCTCATGGATTTTCtaagagagaaatacaaattatcagTCTTTTGTTAAATCCAAAATGAATATTACTGGTAtgaatgacataaaataaaaataatttcacctaAAACTGCATATGGTGAAATTAATgatgtgaattttatttctaaaaatcacaTCTCTTTTCATATCATGGAAAGTTTTACATATTGACCCAGGAAACCTTAGAAATATTGaactacggggcgcctgggtggctcaatcggttaagcgtccgacttcggctcaggtcatgatcttgcggtccatgatttcaagccccgcgtcaggttctgtgctgaccgctcagagcctggagcctgtttcagattctgtgtctccctctctctctctgaccctcccccgttcatgctctgtctctctctgtctcaaaaataaataaacgttaaaaaagaaatattgaactAAAAGACAATACTTTCAAGGTACCtgaatggttcagtcagttaagggtccttctcttgattttagctcagctcaagatctcatggtttgtgggtttgaggcctgcatggggctctgcgctgacactggggagcctgcttaagaatctctctctctttttctctgcactttcccacttgaaaataaataaataaacttaaaattttattttaaaaactttcaactgaaagaagaaaaacctttaTTAACTAAAACTTGaagaacaaaatctttttttgacAAAATTTAGATGTGAATATTAGAGCTGGGAAAATGTGATTTGGTAGACATTAtggtcataaaaagaaatgatagtggggtgcctggctggctcagttgatagaatatgcaactcttgacctcagagtcatgagttcaagttccacactgggtgtagggcttacttacaaaagaaaataaaagagaagaaagaagaaaagaaaagaaattttagtaGCAAAATCTTCAATGATAAAATTAGACATGGGCAAAACATGACTGaatcttcaaaataaagaattgattctgattaaataatttcagagacataaaaagaaaatgaaaaacattagaaatgtttttactgctctacatatgaaattaaaaatttaaatttactttatattCACCTAGAGATTTGATAATTGATCAAATTAACAttctattgaaatttttttttttaattttttttcaacgttttttatttatttttgggacagagagagacagagcatgaacgggggaggggcagagagagagggagacacagaatcggaaacaggctccagactccgagccatcagcccagagcccgacgcggggctcaaactcacggaccgcgagatcgtgacctggctgaagtcggacgcttaaccgactgcgccacccaggcgcccctctattgaaatatttttaataaaaaatatatgataaaaatttttctaatttcaaaatagtggtataaacacttttttaaaatttaatttattttttaaaatttacatccaagttagcatatagtgcaacaattatttcaggagtaaattccttagtgcccatttggcccatcccccctcccgaAACCTGTCCTGcaaacctctgtttgttctccatatttaaaagtctcttttatttttgttctcctccctgtttttatattacttttgcttcccttcatgttcacctgttttgtatcttaaagtcctcatatgagtgaagtcttatgatatttgtctttctctgattaattttgcttagcataataccctttagttgcaaatggcaagacttcattctttttgattgccgagtaatactccattatatatatttgtatatatacacattgtgtgtatatatatacatatatacattgtatacaatgtgtatatatatatatatacacacaatgtgtatatatatatatatatatatacataccccacatcttctttatctttatctttgtatatatatacatatacaaagataaatacattgtgtaaatacaaagatatatacattgtgtatatatatatatacattgtgtatatatacattgtgtatatatacactgtgtatatatacattgtatatacattatatacaatgtgtatatatacaatgtatatacacaatgtatatatatatatacaatgtatatatatacaatgtgtgtgtatatatatgtatatacaccccacatcttctttgtccattcatccatcaatggacattcgagctctttccatacttgggctattattgatagtgctgctataaacattggggcgcatgtgccccttcagaacagcatatctgtatcccttggataaatacctagcagtgcaattgctgggtcgtacggtagttctatttttaattttttaaagaacctccagactgtttcccatattggctgcaccagtttgcattcccaccccagcagtgcaaaagagatcctctttgcatcctcgccaacatctgtattgcctgagttattaatgttagacattctgacaggtgtgaggtggtatctcattgtggttttgatttgtatttccctgatgatgagtgatgttgagcattttttcatgtgtcagttggccatctggatgtcttctttggagaagtgtctattcatgtctttggctcattttttcactggactatttgctttttgggtgttgagtttgataagttctttatagattttggatactaaccctttatttgatatgtcgtttgcaaatatcttcttccattccgtcagttgtcttttagttttgctgattgtctccttcgttgtgcagaagctttttatcttgatggcccagtagttcatttttgcttttgtttcccttgcctctggagacgtgttgagtaagaagttgctgtggtcaagatccaagaggtttttgcctgttttctcctcgaggattttgatggcttcctgtcttacatttaagtctttcattctttttgagtgtatttttgtgaatggtgtaagaaagtggtccaggttcattcttctgcatgtctctgtccagtttttccagcaccacttgctgaagagactgtctttattccactgaatattctttcctgctttgtcaaagattatttggccatatgtttgtgggtccatttctgggtactctattctgttccattgacctgagtgtatgttcttgtgccagtaccatacagtcgtgatgattacagctttgaagtatagcttgaagtctgggattgtgatgcctcccgctttggttttctttttcaagattgctttggctattcagggtcttttctggttccatacaaattttaggattgtttgttctagctctgtgaagaatgctggtgttattttgatagggattgcattgaatatgtagattgctttgggtagtgtcgacattttaacaatatttgttcttcctatccaggagcatggaatcttattccatttttttgtgtgtcttcaatttctttcataagctttctatagttttcattgtatagatttttcacttctttggttagatttattcctaggtattttatggtttttggtgcaattgtaaatgggatcgattccttgatttctctgtcgcttcattgttggtgtataggaatgcaaccagtttctgtgcatttattttatatcctgcgactttgctgaattcatggattagttctggtagtttttggatggaatcttctgggttttccatatagactatcaCATCATCtgcgaagaatgaaagtttgacctcctcctggacaatttggatgccttttatttctttgtgctgtgtGATGGCTGAGgctgacttccaatactatgttgaataacagtggtgagagtggacatccctgtcttgtccctgaccttagggggaaagctgtcagtttttccccactgaggataataacattgggtcttttttttttttttcctgcaaaaaagctttattgttttcatttggttCATGGCTTGGGAGAGGGCTCTAGGTTGGTTAAAAAGCTGCCTAGTGGCTGCAAGGAGAGACTCAGGCACAAGCCCTGACATCTGGGGGGAATGCCAGAGGGACCCTCTCAAAGGCTGCTGGGCTCCAGAGACTTCTAGTCGTGCTTGAGGGTGAGTCTTTCGAAGAGATACTCGCCCAGGTCGGCCTGGGGGCCGGATAGCCTGGGGAGATTAGTTAGATGGTCGCCCATCTTCTTAATGAGTTTCACCTCCTCATCTAGAAAGTGATTCTCCAGGAAGTCACAGAGATGGGGGTCTGCGCGGGCAGAACCCAGGGCATGCAGATCCAAAAGGCCCTGGTTCAAGTTCTCCAGAAGCAGGGCGGCTTCCATGGCGTCCAGGGTTTTACCCCACTCATCTTGGGAGGGCTTCTGCATGTCCAGGAAGAGGGCGCGGCCGCTGCGCTGGTTTTGCATCTTCAAGAGGCACTCCGCgccctcctgcttctcctcagCCAACTCGAGGAAGAAGTGGCCCACGCCCTCCAGAGCCACATCGTCACGGTCGAAatagaagcccagagagaggTAGGTGTAGGAGGCCCACAGATGCATGTTGACCAGGCGATTGACGGAGGCCTCCACCTCGGTGGAATAATTCTGACGAATCTGGGAGCTCATGGTTGGTTGGTAATGAGGAGCTAAGTCTCCTCATTACCCACTGAGGTAATGAGGGtcttcatatatggcttttatgatctcgaggtatgatccttctatccctactttcttaagagtttttatcaagaaaggatgctgtattttgtcaaatgctttctctgcatctattgagaggatcatgtggttcttgtcctttcttctattgatgtgatgaatcacactgattgttttgcggatattgaaccagccctgtatcccaggtataaatcccacttgatcctggtgaataatcgtttttaatgtgttgttggatccagttggctagtatcttgttgaagattttttgcatccatgttcatcagggaagttgGTCTATAGATGGTAtaaaaactcttaattttggggcgcctgggtggctcagtcggttaaacggccaacttcagctcaggtcatgatcttacagtacgtgagttcgagccccgtgttgggctctgtgctcacagctcagagcctggagcctgtttcagattctgtgtctccctctctctgaccctcccctgttcatgctctgtctctctctgtctcaaaaataaataaacgttaaaaaaaaaaacaaactcttaatttCATATTAGATTGGGGCGTGAATgggttaaaaatattatttttatttgttgatttttttcttttgtcttcatttcctgATGACAGCCTTGTGAAAtaacttcaaaattttatttcctactaCAATTCAGATGTACAGGGTAAAAAacagaagttgtttttttgttttcctcttacaCTGGACCTTTTATTCAGTGGAAATATGACATTCTAGTCAATCCTGATATTCTGGGATTCTGTGATTTGTTTGTTCCAAATAAGAATTCATGGCTATGTAATAAATCATCATAAGGCTGTACCATAATGCATTTGTTACCCCCACTGATGTATATTGAAGTCTGGCCAATTTCCCACCAATAAAACAACACTGTAGGGCACAATACAATTGTGtgtttgtttgggatttttttttttaagattttacttttaagtaatctccacacccaccaTGGAGCTTGAACtgacaactccgagatcaagagtcacatgcttttccaactgagctagccaggcactcaaccacaattttttttaacctaaaattaATCTACCCTCCCTCTGCTTTAGtgggaaagaaaattattaaatatccaATCCAGGATAAGCTTTGTCTAAATGATCCATTCAGATTCATTAAGCCCGTATTAAGAGTCTCTGGAGTGAGTCAGATAGCAAAACAGAGTCTTATGCAAGGTAAGGTAATCATGGGGGTGATATCTCACCACCTTTGCCGTATTCTGTTCATTAGAAGCAATTAAGAAATCCCATCCACAGTCAAGGGTAGATCGTTAACAAAAAAGCGTGCATATGAGGAAGAGGGGATAACGGGGTGTTTGCCACCTTAGAGTTTATCTACAtagttggaaagaaagaaagttaaaaagaaagataatatacttagaagaaaaaatgataaattcgAGGCACAAATTCAGGTGGCTGGAGTAAGTAAATCCAATCATAACAGAAACCATGGCATGGATGAATTAAATTCAAATGATATAAGacagaatgggtaaaataaagACACGTTAGATGCCATTTATAAGagatatatccaaaagaaaatgaTGCAAGAAGATTAAAGATTGTGAcatcggtggggggggggggaggcgcctgggtggctcagtcagttaagggtctaactcttgactttggctcaagtcatgatcttgtgggttccTGGGTTCAGCCCCATGGCGG
Coding sequences:
- the LOC106971286 gene encoding ferritin light chain-like, whose protein sequence is MSSQIRQNYSTEVEASVNRLVNMHLWASYTYLSLGFYFDRDDVALEGVGHFFLELAEEKQEGAECLLKMQNQRSGRALFLDMQKPSQDEWGKTLDAMEAALLLENLNQGLLDLHALGSARADPHLCDFLENHFLDEEVKLIKKMGDHLTNLPRLSGPQADLGEYLFERLTLKHD